One Fuerstiella marisgermanici DNA window includes the following coding sequences:
- a CDS encoding ISL3 family transposase, with protein MQGTDFYEQILGLTGPWFVADVQLDMEAQQVDVFVEHGEGETFCCPDCDRQLPCYDHTKSRKWRHLDTMQFATILHARTPRVKCPDHGVKQIRLPWAEKNSRFSLFFERFAIDVLLATQTVKGACSILGISWDESWHILQKAVARGKDRKQSKNLPRIGIDEKAFRKRHNYVTLIYDLDKSTVEAISDGHDTAAADACFDQLSDSEKQSVEAVAMDMSAAYVKSTKGNIALAEQKIVHDRFHIMKLATEAVDKVRRSEQKKLRAEGDDRLTGTRYLWLSGQENLSEKQQERFDAAWKAELLTGKAWAYKEMLRDLWVHDTPAEATTFFNDWYKRVIHTKLEPMKKVARTIKERLANVVSYCTHGITNAVAEGMNSKIMAIKRRVGGYRNRDNFKTAILFYCGGLDLYPQ; from the coding sequence ATGCAGGGAACAGACTTTTACGAACAGATTTTGGGACTGACGGGGCCGTGGTTTGTGGCGGACGTTCAGCTGGATATGGAAGCTCAACAGGTCGACGTTTTCGTCGAACATGGCGAGGGCGAAACTTTTTGCTGTCCGGATTGCGACAGGCAGCTGCCGTGCTATGACCACACGAAGTCTCGCAAATGGCGGCATCTGGACACGATGCAATTTGCGACCATCCTTCATGCCCGCACGCCTCGCGTGAAGTGCCCGGATCATGGCGTCAAACAGATCAGGCTTCCCTGGGCGGAAAAGAACAGCCGCTTCTCATTGTTCTTTGAACGCTTCGCCATCGACGTTCTTCTGGCCACACAAACCGTGAAAGGGGCGTGCAGCATTCTGGGGATCTCATGGGATGAATCGTGGCACATTCTGCAGAAGGCGGTGGCTCGCGGGAAGGATCGCAAACAATCGAAGAACCTCCCTCGAATCGGCATCGACGAGAAAGCCTTTCGAAAACGACACAACTACGTCACGCTGATCTATGACTTGGACAAGAGCACTGTCGAAGCGATTTCCGATGGTCATGACACGGCAGCCGCTGATGCCTGTTTCGATCAGCTTTCCGACAGTGAAAAGCAGTCTGTGGAGGCGGTTGCGATGGACATGAGTGCCGCATACGTCAAGAGCACCAAAGGCAACATTGCATTGGCCGAACAGAAGATTGTGCACGACCGCTTTCACATCATGAAGCTGGCAACCGAAGCCGTCGACAAGGTCCGTCGGTCGGAGCAGAAGAAGCTTCGCGCCGAAGGCGATGATCGATTGACGGGAACTCGGTATCTGTGGCTTTCAGGCCAGGAGAATCTCAGCGAAAAACAGCAGGAACGCTTTGATGCCGCATGGAAGGCAGAGTTACTCACGGGCAAAGCGTGGGCCTACAAGGAGATGCTGCGAGACCTCTGGGTTCATGACACTCCGGCAGAGGCCACGACGTTCTTCAATGACTGGTACAAGCGAGTCATCCACACAAAGCTGGAGCCAATGAAGAAAGTCGCTCGCACGATCAAAGAACGCTTAGCCAATGTGGTGAGCTACTGCACTCACGGAATCACAAACGCCGTCGCCGAAGGAATGAACAGCAAAATCATGGCCATCAAACGAAGAGTCGGCGGATACCGAAACCGCGACAACTTCAAAACCGCCATCCTCTTCTACTGCGGAGGACTCGACCTCTACCCACAATAA
- a CDS encoding transposase, whose product MQLLLDGYTAPQVVDRLGISNVNVLYRWKQEQLEQSGPVASSLEAKVKDLEADLRRVERERDILKKALAIFGRNE is encoded by the coding sequence GTGCAGCTGCTTCTGGATGGGTACACGGCTCCTCAGGTTGTGGACCGGTTGGGCATTTCAAACGTCAACGTTTTGTATCGCTGGAAACAGGAGCAGCTGGAACAAAGTGGTCCAGTGGCAAGCTCTTTGGAGGCTAAGGTCAAGGACCTCGAAGCCGATCTGCGGCGTGTCGAACGTGAGAGGGACATACTAAAAAAAGCGTTGGCTATTTTCGGCCGCAACGAATAG
- a CDS encoding FMN-dependent NADH-azoreductase, giving the protein MTTILKINASARSERSLTQRLSSHFIRNWLKHRPEDVVVERDVGRQPPPPVTEEWIACAFTPPADRTEEQATMLTLSDMLIAELAAADIILLGTPMYNYGMPSSLKAWFDQVIRINKTFSFDLDRGDFPLEPILSGKTLVILTSSGEFGFDTGGVREHMNHLVPHIKTCSFYLGVTGDDSIHHIGIEYQEFGDGRHRRSIDEAQHGVVTLVKKLVETV; this is encoded by the coding sequence ATGACGACAATCCTTAAAATCAACGCCAGCGCCCGAAGTGAGCGTTCACTTACGCAGCGCCTCTCTTCGCATTTCATACGAAACTGGTTGAAACACCGTCCGGAAGATGTGGTCGTTGAACGAGACGTTGGCAGACAGCCGCCACCACCCGTGACTGAAGAATGGATTGCCTGCGCATTCACGCCTCCTGCCGACCGAACAGAAGAGCAGGCAACAATGCTTACGCTTTCGGATATGCTGATTGCAGAGCTCGCGGCTGCTGACATCATTTTGCTTGGTACGCCGATGTATAATTATGGTATGCCTTCATCGCTGAAAGCGTGGTTCGACCAGGTCATTCGCATCAACAAGACCTTCTCTTTCGATCTTGATCGCGGAGACTTTCCGCTCGAGCCGATTCTATCCGGCAAGACGCTCGTTATCCTTACTTCATCGGGTGAATTCGGATTCGATACTGGAGGAGTACGGGAACACATGAATCACCTGGTGCCTCACATAAAGACTTGTTCTTTCTATCTTGGCGTTACTGGGGACGACTCCATTCACCACATCGGGATTGAATATCAAGAGTTTGGTGACGGCCGCCATCGCAGATCCATTGACGAAGCGCAACATGGCGTCGTTACTCTCGTCAAAAAGCTGGTCGAAACGGTATAG
- a CDS encoding toll/interleukin-1 receptor domain-containing protein, producing MDLKNTDRTVAVLSPDYIKSDFAASEWQAAFRDDPLGQKRKLIPVRVAKVNVAGLLGSVVYADIVGHSEKSATAILLGAISAGNRPVPDEVTPDFPGTSDGHHNYQIFFDRIPVEIERGGTIDTSRRLQIARTIASLSTNQVNLLVYALNPPDNEIPPVNAVAKDRAAALLDWTSREKIDLATIEGLVSSLQE from the coding sequence ATGGACCTTAAGAATACGGATCGAACTGTCGCAGTTCTTTCACCGGATTACATAAAGTCCGACTTCGCTGCATCGGAATGGCAGGCCGCATTTCGCGATGATCCATTGGGGCAAAAGCGAAAGTTAATTCCGGTTCGCGTGGCGAAAGTTAATGTAGCTGGATTACTCGGTTCCGTCGTTTACGCCGATATCGTGGGTCACTCTGAGAAGTCAGCGACTGCAATACTTCTGGGTGCCATAAGCGCTGGCAATCGCCCAGTGCCGGATGAAGTCACTCCTGATTTCCCGGGTACATCGGATGGGCATCATAATTACCAGATTTTCTTCGACCGGATCCCGGTGGAAATCGAGCGAGGAGGCACGATCGACACGTCAAGGCGTCTTCAGATAGCCCGAACTATCGCCTCGCTTTCGACCAATCAGGTGAATCTTCTCGTGTACGCCTTGAATCCGCCTGATAACGAGATACCTCCGGTAAACGCGGTGGCGAAAGACCGAGCTGCGGCATTGCTGGACTGGACATCTCGCGAAAAGATCGACTTGGCCACAATCGAGGGTCTGGTCAGTTCACTTCAAGAATAA
- a CDS encoding toll/interleukin-1 receptor domain-containing protein has translation MAVYLFGPPEVTLSPQMPRQGTFPGTDFMYFSDVFDISNDLLASENVFDISLVSDLPLFIDPFLVFDSDKPEYQRLHMDVVRYVSFVRNKIIEGNVTDAQEKEWLHFKEISNNWLGYSVGGNAGRGLGPTFASGALIGLRGPLKDFGKEKYSKGSHFERLFLFSKGAGKDALSDFITNLCHEFLLNFTQVFARKHLAPEQCREFNVRRVSFDYDKERWVHRKFFLPAFNSEYVLLTPIDLLTQSVPWINRPDLFDRFGGMLDAMSDIQLRQSVNDFLDQRLAPPPSHPREKVFRPAKKDVQAAQERALEIYPELANWYVALKEATGEEAVNQSRNRVARADELYRSRVVEFLSSTLRPMGFFEIDVNDRQTLLKTFANAIERHGSELFVGEDGLVGDLSADDVQLICTLVWCADGNRQRRPPQFRFVSDSRAASHFESGSQSNRDKTGMFVITTDRAKKSRIEFIVQNDNLEGIVVASITGHGKENSTVESIFISYTKADELWARWIGRVLLSAGYSVTVQFKDFLPGTNFVEQMDQAIKNGPSGFFVGEALIR, from the coding sequence ATGGCGGTGTATCTTTTCGGCCCGCCAGAAGTCACGCTCTCCCCCCAAATGCCACGCCAAGGTACATTTCCCGGAACAGATTTTATGTACTTTTCCGACGTTTTCGACATCTCGAACGATCTTCTCGCTTCAGAAAATGTCTTTGATATTTCGCTGGTGAGCGATCTGCCACTCTTTATTGACCCCTTTCTTGTTTTTGACAGTGACAAGCCTGAGTACCAAAGGCTACACATGGATGTTGTGCGTTATGTGTCGTTTGTTCGTAACAAAATCATCGAAGGAAATGTGACCGACGCTCAGGAGAAGGAATGGCTGCATTTTAAGGAAATATCAAATAATTGGTTGGGCTATTCGGTTGGCGGTAACGCTGGACGCGGCTTGGGGCCAACATTTGCGAGCGGAGCGTTAATTGGCCTTCGGGGACCGCTGAAGGATTTCGGCAAAGAGAAATATTCAAAAGGCAGTCATTTCGAGCGTTTGTTCCTATTTTCAAAGGGCGCAGGCAAGGACGCACTCAGCGATTTCATCACCAATCTTTGCCATGAATTCCTACTGAACTTTACGCAGGTATTTGCAAGGAAGCACCTTGCCCCTGAGCAATGCCGCGAATTCAATGTGCGTCGAGTGAGCTTCGACTACGACAAGGAGCGTTGGGTCCACAGGAAGTTCTTTCTTCCAGCATTCAATTCGGAGTACGTATTACTTACGCCCATAGACTTGTTGACCCAATCGGTGCCGTGGATCAATCGACCGGACTTGTTTGACAGATTCGGGGGCATGCTGGACGCGATGAGCGACATCCAGTTACGTCAGAGTGTGAACGACTTCTTGGATCAAAGGCTTGCGCCGCCTCCAAGCCACCCACGGGAAAAAGTATTCCGGCCAGCCAAAAAGGACGTCCAGGCAGCACAAGAGCGCGCACTGGAAATTTATCCAGAGTTGGCGAATTGGTATGTCGCGCTGAAGGAGGCGACTGGCGAGGAAGCGGTGAATCAAAGTCGAAATCGCGTGGCTCGGGCCGATGAACTGTACCGCAGTCGCGTAGTTGAGTTTCTTTCGTCAACGTTACGGCCGATGGGATTTTTTGAAATTGACGTGAATGATAGGCAAACGTTGTTAAAGACCTTCGCAAATGCGATCGAACGACATGGGAGTGAACTGTTTGTCGGGGAAGATGGACTTGTCGGTGACTTGTCAGCCGATGATGTACAACTAATTTGCACGTTGGTTTGGTGCGCAGATGGCAACCGGCAGCGGCGGCCTCCTCAGTTTCGATTCGTCTCCGACTCACGGGCGGCGTCACACTTTGAATCCGGGTCACAATCAAACCGGGATAAAACAGGCATGTTTGTGATCACCACGGATCGTGCAAAGAAATCCCGCATTGAATTCATTGTTCAAAACGACAACCTTGAGGGAATTGTCGTTGCTTCAATTACCGGGCACGGAAAGGAAAACTCAACAGTGGAGAGTATCTTTATAAGCTATACGAAAGCCGACGAACTTTGGGCTCGCTGGATAGGGAGAGTGTTGTTGTCCGCTGGATATTCCGTGACGGTCCAGTTTAAGGACTTTCTGCCTGGAACTAACTTTGTTGAACAGATGGATCAGGCGATTAAGAATGGTCCATCCGGGTTCTTTGTGGGTGAGGCGTTAATTCGTTAG